The genome window TTCGGAATTTCAGTTAAGTCCTGAAGCTGGGCACCAAGGTATGGCCGTTTCACTTCACCATACTTTTCAAGGTCGTCAATGATTGGCTTTGCGATATCAATTGGGATGGCGAAACCAATTCCTTCAACGGCTTCCTGTGCAATCTTGCTTGAGTTGATGCCGATGACTTGGCCTGCAATATTGATCAATGCGCCTCCGCTGTTTCCCGGGTTGATGGATGCATCAGTTTGAATGACTTCTGCGTTCCAGTCTGGCTGTTTGTCGCCATCAAGGTCAACGGGGATGGTGCGTTCAACGTTACTAATAATTCCTGCTGTTACCGTACCTTGAAGGAAGCCTAGCGGGTTTCCGATGGCGATGGCTGGTTCGCCTAGTTTTAAATTGGCTGAGCTTCCAAATTCGGCAATTTCCGTCACTTTGGAGCTGTCAATTTCTAGAACGGCTAAATCCATAAGTGGATCGGTACCAACTAGCTTAGCAGAGATGCGTTCTTCATTGCTTAGGGTCACTTCAATGTCACTAGCCCCTTCCACGACGTGGTTATTCGTTACAATAAAGGCACTGCCGCCTGCTTTTTTGTAAATAACACCTGAACCAGCGCCTACTTCTCTTCGTTGGCTATCCCAGAAGTTTGTTTGTTGGAGGTTGATGACGCCGACAACAGCATTACTTACGTGTGAGACAGCTTTCGTAATGTCAGACTGAACGTCGACGCTTACATTTGATTTTGTTCCATTGGCGTTGTCTTCGTTATCTTGCACCACGTCTTGCTCTCCATCGTTTGAGAAAAGTCCCATATCTACAAGCTGAGGTGCAGCGATAAGCATGATAAAGGCCCCAATGATTGCGCCAATGAGTCCTGGCAAGAAAGAGCCTCTTCTCTTTTGGCTTCTCTCTTGTCTGTTTT of Pueribacillus theae contains these proteins:
- a CDS encoding S1C family serine protease, which translates into the protein MGYYNDENRQERSQKRRGSFLPGLIGAIIGAFIMLIAAPQLVDMGLFSNDGEQDVVQDNEDNANGTKSNVSVDVQSDITKAVSHVSNAVVGVINLQQTNFWDSQRREVGAGSGVIYKKAGGSAFIVTNNHVVEGASDIEVTLSNEERISAKLVGTDPLMDLAVLEIDSSKVTEIAEFGSSANLKLGEPAIAIGNPLGFLQGTVTAGIISNVERTIPVDLDGDKQPDWNAEVIQTDASINPGNSGGALINIAGQVIGINSSKIAQEAVEGIGFAIPIDIAKPIIDDLEKYGEVKRPYLGAQLQDLTEIPNYHVKETLKLPSDIEEGVVVMGVMPNSPAKRAGIKELDVITQIDGNDIKNVLELRKFLYNKKKIGDSVKITFYRDGKKSEMDVKLTEQQTY